A genomic window from Pseudogulbenkiania sp. MAI-1 includes:
- the ahpC gene encoding alkyl hydroperoxide reductase subunit C → MSIINSQIKPFATKAFHNGQFIDVTEQTLLGKWSVVFFYPADFTFVCPTELGDLADLYPEFQKLGVEIYAVSTDTHFTHKAWHDTSDTIKKIRYPMLADPTHLISRNFGVLIEEAGLADRGTFVIDPEGKIQIVEINAGGVGRDAAELLRKMKAAQYVAAHPGEVCPAKWKEGDATLAPSLDLVGKI, encoded by the coding sequence ATGTCCATCATCAACAGCCAGATCAAACCGTTTGCCACCAAAGCCTTCCATAACGGCCAGTTCATCGACGTCACCGAGCAAACCCTGTTGGGCAAATGGTCGGTCGTGTTCTTCTACCCGGCGGACTTCACCTTCGTCTGCCCGACCGAACTGGGCGACCTGGCCGACCTGTACCCGGAATTCCAGAAGCTGGGCGTGGAAATCTACGCCGTGTCCACCGACACCCATTTCACCCACAAGGCCTGGCACGACACTTCCGACACCATCAAGAAAATCCGCTACCCGATGCTGGCGGACCCGACTCACCTGATCTCCCGCAACTTCGGCGTGCTGATCGAAGAAGCCGGCCTGGCTGACCGTGGCACCTTCGTGATCGATCCGGAAGGCAAGATCCAGATCGTCGAAATCAACGCCGGTGGCGTTGGCCGCGATGCTGCCGAGCTGCTGCGCAAGATGAAGGCTGCCCAGTACGTGGCGGCCCACCCGGGTGAAGTATGCCCGGCCAAGTGGAAGGAAGGCGATGCCACCCTGGCGCCGTCCCTGGACCTGGTAGGCAAAATCTAA
- a CDS encoding branched-chain amino acid ABC transporter substrate-binding protein, with the protein MKQSTMGIWVAGALLAMSTAALADTVVKIGFSSPLSGPQAHYGKDNENAAKMAIDDLNAKPITIAGQKVKFELVSEDDQADPRIGTQVAQRLVDAGVKAVIGHYNSGVSIPASRIYADAGVPQLSVSTNPAYTQSGYKTTFRLVGSDSQIGGALGRYAIQQLKAQRIAVIDDRTAYGQGIADEFIKAVQGMGKKPVRREFTSDKATDFTAILTSLKAVAPDVIFYGGADAQAAPMAKQMKRLGINAHLMGGDMLNTPTFIQLAGPDAAGHFAAVAGSELSARPAGKDFEARYKARFKQEIISLGPQFYDGVMLVADAMKRANSTEPGKFLPMIANTTYKGVTADFSFDGSGNLKKAPVTISAVENNDWKVKSTVY; encoded by the coding sequence ATGAAGCAATCGACAATGGGGATATGGGTTGCAGGGGCCTTGCTGGCCATGTCCACGGCAGCTTTGGCCGACACCGTAGTGAAAATCGGATTTTCCTCGCCGCTCTCCGGTCCTCAGGCGCATTACGGCAAGGATAACGAGAACGCCGCCAAAATGGCGATCGACGATCTCAACGCCAAGCCCATCACCATTGCTGGCCAGAAGGTGAAGTTCGAACTGGTATCCGAAGACGATCAGGCCGACCCGCGCATTGGCACCCAGGTGGCGCAACGTCTGGTCGACGCCGGTGTGAAGGCCGTCATCGGCCATTACAACTCCGGGGTGTCGATTCCGGCCTCGCGCATTTACGCTGACGCCGGCGTTCCGCAGCTGTCGGTATCCACCAATCCGGCTTACACCCAGTCCGGCTATAAGACCACCTTCCGGCTGGTGGGCAGCGATAGCCAGATCGGCGGCGCACTCGGTCGCTACGCCATCCAGCAGCTGAAGGCGCAACGCATCGCCGTGATCGACGACCGTACCGCTTACGGCCAGGGCATTGCCGACGAATTCATCAAGGCGGTGCAGGGTATGGGCAAGAAGCCGGTCCGGCGTGAATTCACCAGCGACAAGGCCACGGACTTTACCGCCATTCTCACCTCGCTCAAGGCGGTCGCTCCGGACGTGATCTTCTACGGCGGGGCCGACGCGCAGGCGGCACCAATGGCCAAGCAGATGAAGCGCTTGGGCATTAACGCCCACTTGATGGGAGGTGACATGCTCAACACCCCGACCTTCATCCAGCTGGCGGGGCCGGATGCCGCCGGTCATTTCGCGGCAGTGGCCGGCAGCGAACTGAGCGCCCGTCCGGCGGGTAAAGACTTCGAAGCCCGCTACAAGGCTCGTTTCAAGCAGGAAATCATCTCGCTGGGGCCGCAATTCTACGACGGTGTGATGCTGGTGGCGGATGCCATGAAACGCGCCAACTCCACCGAGCCGGGCAAGTTTCTGCCGATGATCGCCAACACCACCTACAAAGGGGTGACCGCCGATTTCAGCTTCGACGGCTCTGGCAACCTGAAGAAAGCGCCCGTCACCATCTCGGCGGTGGAAAATAACGACTGGAAGGTGAAGTCTACTGTGTACTGA
- a CDS encoding bifunctional 5,10-methylenetetrahydrofolate dehydrogenase/5,10-methenyltetrahydrofolate cyclohydrolase, protein MKIAPSSFTNQPCLIDGKAAAQEVVAAVKAAVEQEGLRPGLAVILVGDDPASAVYVRNKSRRAEECGFLSQQFSLPADTREEALLQLIARLNGDPAVHGILVQLPLPGHIDAHKVIQAIDPRKDVDGFHYENVGHLATGGLTEALVPCTPLGALFLIKQVLGESLRGLHAVVIGRSNIVGKPMASLLLQHDCTVTIVHSRTLSPEAVCRQADIVVAAVGVPGLVKADWVKPGAVVIDVGINRIDQPGGDTRLVGDVDFDGVKTVASAITPVPGGVGPMTIAMLMQNTLNAARRSRIQQATAG, encoded by the coding sequence ATGAAGATCGCACCGTCATCTTTCACTAACCAGCCTTGCCTCATCGACGGCAAGGCGGCGGCCCAGGAGGTCGTCGCCGCGGTCAAGGCGGCGGTAGAGCAGGAGGGGTTGCGCCCCGGCCTGGCCGTGATCCTGGTCGGAGACGATCCCGCCAGCGCCGTGTACGTACGCAACAAGAGCCGCCGTGCCGAAGAGTGCGGCTTCCTGTCGCAGCAGTTCAGTCTCCCGGCCGACACTCGGGAGGAAGCGTTGCTGCAGCTCATTGCCCGGCTCAATGGCGATCCGGCCGTGCATGGCATCCTGGTGCAGCTGCCGCTACCCGGCCACATCGATGCGCACAAGGTGATCCAGGCCATCGATCCGCGCAAGGACGTGGATGGTTTTCATTATGAAAATGTCGGCCATCTCGCCACTGGTGGGCTGACAGAGGCCTTGGTGCCCTGCACGCCGCTGGGGGCGCTGTTTCTGATCAAACAGGTGCTCGGCGAGAGTCTGCGCGGCCTGCACGCCGTGGTGATCGGACGTTCCAACATCGTCGGCAAGCCGATGGCCAGCCTGCTGCTGCAGCACGATTGCACCGTGACCATCGTTCACAGTCGTACTTTGTCGCCCGAAGCGGTGTGCCGCCAGGCCGATATCGTCGTCGCCGCTGTCGGGGTGCCGGGCCTGGTCAAGGCTGACTGGGTCAAACCGGGAGCCGTGGTCATCGACGTGGGCATCAACCGTATCGACCAGCCGGGGGGCGATACGCGGCTGGTGGGGGATGTGGACTTCGACGGGGTGAAAACCGTGGCATCGGCCATCACTCCCGTTCCCGGTGGCGTCGGCCCGATGACCATCGCGATGCTGATGCAGAACACGCTGAATGCCGCCAGGAGAAGCCGTATCCAGCAGGCGACGGCGGGCTGA
- the purU gene encoding formyltetrahydrofolate deformylase, whose translation MSVKKFVLTLACDDRKAIVAAVGNCIAAQSGNIMESGQYVDPDNHRFFMRVCFEVHEKMTVEDFKQGFAPVALAYGMDWHVYDLDVKPRVMIMVSQLGHCLNDLLYRNSINQLPMELISIVSNHETFRRRAEHEGIPFHHLPITAETKLEQEAKLLELVREQKIDLVILARYMQVLSDDLSRELAGHVINIHHSFLPSFKGARPYHQAHKRGVKLIGATAHYVTADLDEGPIIEQNVQRVDHSATADDMVAIGRDTECQVLAKAVKLHLEHRILLNEDRTVIFH comes from the coding sequence ATGAGCGTCAAGAAATTCGTTCTCACCCTTGCCTGCGACGACCGAAAAGCGATCGTCGCGGCCGTCGGCAACTGCATCGCGGCACAAAGCGGCAACATCATGGAGAGCGGCCAGTACGTGGACCCCGACAACCACCGTTTCTTCATGCGGGTGTGCTTCGAAGTCCATGAGAAAATGACTGTCGAAGATTTCAAGCAAGGCTTCGCTCCGGTGGCGCTGGCCTACGGGATGGATTGGCATGTCTACGATCTGGATGTCAAACCCCGGGTAATGATCATGGTGTCGCAGCTGGGGCACTGCCTGAACGACCTGCTTTACCGCAACAGCATTAACCAGCTGCCGATGGAGCTGATTTCGATCGTCTCCAACCACGAAACCTTCCGCCGGCGCGCCGAGCATGAAGGCATCCCGTTCCATCACTTGCCCATCACGGCAGAGACCAAGCTGGAACAGGAGGCAAAACTGCTCGAGCTGGTTCGTGAACAGAAAATCGATCTGGTCATCCTCGCCCGCTACATGCAGGTGCTGTCCGACGACCTGTCGCGCGAGCTGGCCGGCCACGTCATCAACATCCACCACTCGTTCCTGCCGAGCTTCAAGGGCGCCCGTCCCTACCATCAGGCGCACAAGCGCGGGGTCAAGCTGATCGGCGCCACGGCGCACTACGTGACGGCCGACTTGGACGAAGGTCCGATCATCGAGCAGAACGTGCAGCGCGTCGACCATTCGGCCACCGCCGACGACATGGTTGCCATCGGCCGCGACACCGAGTGCCAGGTGCTGGCCAAGGCCGTGAAACTCCATCTCGAACACCGGATTCTGCTCAATGAAGATCGCACCGTCATCTTTCACTAA
- a CDS encoding sarcosine oxidase subunit gamma, which yields MSDSAQYRTALEPFRAPLRPASVPWLQLCEQRGLAFITVRGQLAADDIRQAYASLGLFPPPALGMTQAGECRLLWLSPNECLLLCPLAAQEHWLTRLRAAFAGCFAAVVDTSGTFSCVELHGSDAATCLAKVCHYDFSGRNFPVGKVVTSVIKGIPCQFIRMEQGVIRVLMRYSFAHYLYRLLTHAAAEFQNPGRQ from the coding sequence ATGTCTGATTCCGCTCAATACCGCACGGCGCTGGAGCCGTTCCGCGCCCCGCTGCGGCCGGCATCCGTGCCGTGGCTGCAACTGTGCGAACAGCGCGGTCTGGCTTTCATCACCGTACGGGGCCAACTCGCCGCAGACGATATTCGCCAAGCCTACGCCTCGCTCGGACTGTTTCCGCCGCCGGCACTGGGCATGACGCAGGCGGGGGAATGCCGCCTGCTGTGGCTGTCACCCAACGAGTGCCTCTTGCTGTGCCCACTGGCGGCGCAGGAACACTGGCTGACCCGCCTGCGGGCCGCCTTTGCCGGCTGCTTCGCCGCCGTGGTGGACACGTCCGGCACCTTCAGCTGTGTGGAGCTGCACGGTTCGGATGCCGCTACGTGCCTGGCCAAGGTCTGCCACTACGATTTCAGCGGGCGCAATTTCCCGGTGGGCAAGGTGGTGACCTCAGTCATCAAGGGCATTCCCTGCCAGTTCATCCGGATGGAGCAAGGTGTGATTCGGGTGCTGATGCGTTACTCCTTTGCGCATTACCTGTATCGCCTGCTGACCCACGCCGCAGCCGAATTCCAGAACCCGGGTCGTCAATGA
- a CDS encoding sarcosine oxidase subunit alpha family protein, whose translation MSATPHRLAKPGAHEVIDRQHVIHFTWNGEAMQGLAGDTLASALLANGVRVVGRSFKYGRARGVVSAGVEEPNALVALEDGGHFVPNIKATEVELYEGLNARPATGRPSLKMDYKRLFSPLHRFMPAGFYYKTFQQPKSLWPRYEHFLRQMAGFSVAPVEPDAEAYEHNNLHCDLAIIGGGVAGLASALEAGQAGAAVILIDERPALGGNWFTEADAKIDGVPVREWIACTEAHLRQLPNVRILTRTCAYALHDYNLIQALERVQDHLPLKARAGGVRQRLHKIRPRRVLLATGAHERLIAFDNNDLPGIMQASAVQSYVHQHGVLPGRDVVIFTNNDSGYGLLKDLQALGRPVRAIVDCRAEVPRQPRALAQHYRTPLFSGAAVVAAQGRGQLASVTVQGVVHLDDCRWGVTGAPQTISADLLAVAGGWSPVVHLDCHTGAKPTWSDEVCAFLPKATGKDRDYAGSLLGLARLDDCLASGRRAARQSLAALGYRVEQLHAVDSPVSLHTAPFFRAPDWDGKQFVDLQNDVMAKDIRLAIRENFRSIEHIKRYTALGFGTDQGKTGNVIGIAIASEVMGKPMAEVGTTTYRPAYTPVTFGAMAGEYVGELFEPERHTPMHFWHLENGAEWENVGQWKRPWYFPKAGEDLHTAVQRECLAARTGVAMMDASTLGKIDIQGPDAREFLNRVLPNDWSAIKPGQCRYTVMLDENGMVKDDGVTACLGEQHFLMTTTTGGAASVFLNLESWLQTEWPDLRVYLTSVTDHWSTTAVVGEHSRAILQTLCADVDFANEAFPFMHWRKGRILGVPVNIMRISFSGELAYEVNVQANYGRAIWEAIHQAGQPFGITPYGTESLHVLRAEKGFPIIGQDTDGSVSPVDLGMQWILSKKKPHSYLGKRALARPYMNRPDRKHYVGLLTDDPAEVIPEGAALIVAPDSRQSQGHVTSSYFSPILGRSIALALLEGGHGRAGEKIFAAHHSGKRIAARVCGTVFYDKEGERQHV comes from the coding sequence ATGAGTGCTACACCGCACCGTCTGGCCAAGCCCGGCGCGCATGAAGTCATCGACCGCCAGCACGTGATTCACTTCACCTGGAATGGCGAGGCGATGCAGGGACTGGCCGGGGACACCCTGGCTTCGGCCCTGCTCGCCAACGGCGTGCGCGTCGTCGGGCGCAGCTTCAAGTACGGCCGCGCGCGCGGCGTGGTCTCGGCCGGGGTCGAAGAGCCCAATGCGCTGGTGGCGCTGGAGGACGGCGGCCATTTCGTGCCCAACATCAAGGCGACCGAAGTCGAGTTGTATGAAGGGCTGAACGCCCGTCCAGCGACCGGCCGCCCCTCCTTGAAGATGGACTACAAGCGGCTGTTCTCGCCGCTGCACCGCTTCATGCCGGCAGGGTTCTACTACAAGACCTTCCAGCAGCCGAAAAGCCTGTGGCCGCGCTACGAGCACTTCCTGCGTCAGATGGCGGGCTTCTCCGTGGCCCCGGTCGAACCGGACGCGGAAGCTTACGAGCACAACAACCTGCACTGCGATCTGGCCATCATCGGCGGTGGCGTGGCCGGTCTCGCCTCTGCGCTGGAGGCCGGGCAGGCGGGCGCTGCCGTGATTCTGATCGATGAGCGGCCCGCGCTCGGCGGCAACTGGTTCACGGAGGCGGATGCCAAGATCGACGGCGTGCCCGTGCGCGAGTGGATCGCGTGCACAGAGGCGCATCTGCGCCAGTTGCCGAACGTCCGCATCCTGACCCGCACCTGTGCTTATGCCTTGCACGACTACAACCTGATCCAGGCCCTGGAGCGGGTGCAGGATCATCTGCCGCTCAAGGCCAGGGCTGGCGGCGTGCGCCAGCGCCTGCACAAGATCCGTCCCCGGCGTGTCCTGCTGGCGACCGGTGCCCACGAGCGCTTGATCGCTTTCGACAACAACGACCTGCCCGGCATCATGCAGGCTAGCGCCGTGCAGAGCTATGTGCATCAGCACGGAGTCCTGCCCGGCCGCGACGTGGTGATTTTCACCAACAACGATAGCGGCTATGGGCTGCTCAAGGATTTGCAGGCGCTGGGTCGTCCTGTCCGCGCCATCGTGGACTGCCGAGCCGAGGTGCCCCGGCAACCCCGCGCCTTGGCGCAACACTACCGCACGCCCTTGTTCAGCGGCGCGGCCGTCGTGGCGGCGCAGGGGCGCGGGCAACTGGCGTCGGTCACCGTGCAAGGGGTGGTCCATCTGGACGATTGCCGCTGGGGCGTGACCGGTGCGCCGCAGACCATTTCGGCCGACCTGCTGGCCGTTGCCGGCGGCTGGAGCCCGGTGGTGCACCTGGACTGCCATACCGGCGCGAAGCCGACATGGTCCGACGAGGTTTGCGCCTTCCTGCCCAAGGCCACCGGCAAGGATCGCGATTACGCCGGTTCGCTGCTGGGGCTGGCTCGCCTCGATGATTGCCTGGCCTCGGGCCGCCGTGCGGCGCGCCAAAGCCTGGCGGCGCTGGGGTATCGCGTTGAGCAACTGCATGCCGTCGATTCGCCGGTGTCGCTGCATACCGCCCCGTTCTTCCGCGCGCCGGACTGGGACGGCAAGCAGTTCGTCGACCTGCAGAACGACGTGATGGCCAAGGACATCCGCCTGGCCATCCGTGAGAACTTCCGCAGCATCGAGCACATCAAGCGCTACACCGCACTGGGTTTCGGCACCGACCAGGGCAAGACCGGCAACGTGATCGGCATCGCCATCGCCAGCGAGGTCATGGGCAAGCCCATGGCCGAGGTCGGCACCACGACGTATCGCCCGGCCTATACCCCGGTGACCTTCGGCGCCATGGCCGGCGAGTACGTTGGCGAGCTGTTCGAGCCCGAGCGCCACACGCCGATGCATTTCTGGCATCTGGAGAACGGCGCCGAGTGGGAGAACGTCGGTCAGTGGAAGCGCCCCTGGTACTTCCCGAAGGCCGGCGAGGATCTGCACACGGCGGTTCAGCGCGAATGCCTGGCGGCACGCACCGGCGTGGCGATGATGGACGCCTCCACGCTGGGCAAGATCGACATCCAGGGGCCGGATGCGCGCGAGTTCCTCAATCGCGTGCTGCCGAACGACTGGAGCGCCATCAAGCCGGGGCAATGCCGCTACACCGTGATGCTGGACGAGAACGGCATGGTCAAGGACGACGGCGTCACCGCCTGCCTGGGCGAGCAGCACTTCCTGATGACCACCACCACCGGCGGTGCCGCCAGCGTGTTCCTCAACCTGGAGTCGTGGCTGCAGACCGAATGGCCGGACCTGCGCGTCTACCTGACCTCGGTGACCGACCACTGGAGCACCACCGCGGTGGTCGGCGAGCACAGCCGGGCGATCCTGCAGACACTTTGCGCCGACGTCGATTTCGCCAACGAGGCCTTCCCCTTCATGCACTGGCGCAAGGGCCGCATTCTCGGCGTGCCGGTGAACATCATGCGCATCAGCTTCTCCGGCGAGCTGGCCTACGAAGTCAACGTGCAGGCCAACTACGGCCGCGCGATCTGGGAAGCGATCCACCAGGCCGGCCAGCCGTTCGGCATCACCCCCTACGGCACCGAAAGCCTGCACGTGCTGCGCGCCGAGAAGGGCTTCCCCATCATCGGCCAGGATACCGACGGCTCGGTGTCGCCGGTCGACCTCGGCATGCAATGGATTCTGTCCAAGAAGAAGCCGCACAGCTATCTGGGCAAGCGCGCGCTGGCGCGCCCCTACATGAACCGGCCGGACCGCAAGCACTACGTCGGCCTGCTCACCGACGACCCGGCCGAGGTGATCCCGGAAGGGGCGGCGCTGATCGTCGCGCCGGACAGCCGGCAATCGCAGGGGCACGTGACGTCGAGCTACTTCAGCCCGATCCTCGGCCGCTCCATCGCGTTGGCGCTGCTCGAAGGTGGCCACGGCCGCGCCGGAGAGAAGATCTTCGCCGCGCATCATTCTGGCAAACGTATCGCTGCGCGCGTATGCGGTACGGTTTTCTACGACAAGGAAGGGGAACGGCAACATGTCTGA
- a CDS encoding sarcosine oxidase subunit delta, whose product MLKIYCPHCGEVREEEEFTYRGEAFLARPADPDALDDRAFGDYLFMRENPKGLMYENWYHSGGCRHFLLVARDNVTNEIFNSWSMADASREARMNDASRHAAQATAVQGAPL is encoded by the coding sequence ATGCTCAAGATCTACTGTCCGCACTGTGGGGAAGTCCGCGAGGAGGAAGAGTTCACCTATCGCGGCGAAGCCTTTCTGGCGCGCCCTGCCGACCCCGATGCTCTCGATGACAGGGCGTTCGGCGACTACCTGTTCATGCGCGAGAACCCCAAGGGACTGATGTACGAGAACTGGTACCACTCCGGCGGTTGCCGGCACTTCCTGTTGGTCGCGCGCGACAACGTTACCAATGAGATTTTCAACAGCTGGAGCATGGCTGATGCCTCTCGGGAAGCGCGGATGAATGATGCCTCCCGCCATGCCGCTCAGGCCACCGCTGTGCAAGGAGCCCCGCTATGA
- a CDS encoding sarcosine oxidase subunit beta family protein, with protein sequence MHYSAWQLFKEGLARHQHWPETWPDASPKPRYDVVIVGGGGHGLATAYYLAKEHGVRNIAVLEKGYIGGGNSGRNTTLVRSNYLWNESSRLYEHSLKLWEDLTQEINYNVMFSQRGIYSLGHGLQEMRDMERRVNANVLNGIDAEMLSVAELRERIPYLNLSPKARYPIMGAAYQARGGTARHDAVVWGFARAASQYGVDIIQGCEVQGFEKEHNRIKGVLTSRGEIRADKVALVVAGHTSVLANKAGVRLPISSHPLQAFVSEPMKPVLDTVVMSNAVHGYISQSDKGDLVIGAGIDAYNGYSQRGSPHVIEHTAQAILELFPCFSRVRMNRQWGGIVDTCPDACPVIGKTPVKGLYVNGGWGTGGFKATPGSGHVFAYTIANDQPHPLAEPFALERFYSGHLIDEHGAAGVAH encoded by the coding sequence ATGCATTACTCCGCTTGGCAGTTATTCAAAGAAGGGCTGGCACGCCATCAGCACTGGCCCGAAACCTGGCCCGACGCCAGCCCGAAGCCTCGTTACGACGTCGTCATCGTCGGCGGCGGCGGGCATGGCCTGGCGACGGCGTATTACCTCGCCAAAGAACACGGGGTGCGCAATATCGCCGTGCTCGAGAAGGGATACATCGGCGGCGGCAATTCGGGGCGCAACACCACCCTGGTGCGCTCCAACTACCTGTGGAACGAATCGTCCCGGCTTTACGAGCATTCGCTGAAGCTGTGGGAGGATCTGACCCAGGAGATCAATTACAACGTGATGTTCAGCCAGCGCGGCATCTACTCGCTCGGGCACGGGCTGCAGGAGATGCGCGACATGGAGCGCCGCGTCAACGCCAACGTGCTGAACGGCATCGACGCGGAAATGCTCAGCGTGGCCGAGCTGCGCGAGCGCATCCCGTACCTGAACCTGTCGCCCAAGGCCCGCTACCCGATCATGGGGGCGGCCTATCAGGCCCGCGGCGGCACGGCGCGCCACGATGCGGTGGTGTGGGGCTTCGCCCGCGCCGCCAGCCAATACGGGGTCGACATCATCCAGGGCTGCGAGGTGCAGGGGTTCGAGAAGGAGCACAACCGCATCAAGGGCGTGCTGACCAGCCGCGGCGAGATCCGCGCCGACAAGGTCGCCTTGGTGGTGGCCGGGCATACCTCGGTGCTGGCCAACAAGGCCGGCGTCCGGCTGCCGATCAGCAGCCACCCGCTGCAGGCCTTCGTCTCCGAACCGATGAAGCCGGTGCTCGACACGGTGGTCATGTCGAACGCCGTGCACGGCTACATCAGCCAGTCGGACAAGGGCGACCTGGTCATCGGTGCGGGCATCGACGCCTACAACGGCTACTCCCAGCGCGGCAGCCCGCATGTCATCGAACACACCGCCCAAGCGATTCTCGAACTGTTCCCCTGTTTCAGCCGGGTACGGATGAACCGGCAGTGGGGCGGCATCGTCGACACCTGCCCGGACGCCTGCCCGGTGATCGGCAAGACGCCGGTGAAGGGGCTGTACGTCAACGGCGGCTGGGGCACCGGCGGCTTCAAGGCGACGCCAGGGTCGGGGCATGTGTTCGCCTACACCATCGCCAACGACCAGCCCCATCCCTTGGCAGAACCGTTTGCTCTCGAGCGTTTCTACAGCGGCCATCTGATCGATGAGCACGGTGCGGCCGGCGTGGCCCATTGA
- a CDS encoding LysR substrate-binding domain-containing protein: MKTTFRHLPPLNTLVFFEAAARHRSFTKAADELFITQSAVSKQIRILEESLGFDLFRREARQLLLTDAGKELHSDVNAMLQQLTESISRIRSWAEGQSVTITCTQAVSHYWLFPHIARFNTQHPDITVNIYATNEITEMSCLRFDLGILNGDNHWRVPMHSHMLFEERIYPISRYDYPVEKLLTPEELLQQKLIHLDPSAWRWPTWIDWFAHFGIAYTIPKNAQLFNQVTLALDATVQGMGIGLGWEFMTHALLANKDIKRVSEFYYAPGKCDYLVYGKSRPLNPSATVFRDWLLADLQEEPSNAHG, translated from the coding sequence ATGAAAACCACGTTTCGGCACCTGCCGCCCTTGAATACCCTGGTGTTTTTCGAGGCGGCGGCACGACACCGCAGCTTCACCAAAGCGGCGGACGAGCTGTTCATCACCCAGAGCGCGGTCAGCAAGCAGATCAGGATTCTGGAAGAAAGTCTGGGCTTCGACTTGTTCCGACGGGAAGCGCGGCAATTGCTACTGACGGACGCCGGCAAGGAGCTCCATAGCGATGTGAATGCCATGCTCCAGCAATTGACCGAGAGTATCAGCCGTATCCGCAGCTGGGCGGAAGGCCAGAGCGTCACCATCACCTGCACGCAGGCGGTATCGCACTACTGGCTGTTTCCGCACATTGCGCGATTCAACACGCAGCATCCGGATATCACCGTCAACATCTATGCGACGAACGAAATCACGGAAATGTCCTGCCTGCGCTTCGATCTTGGCATTCTCAATGGCGACAACCACTGGCGCGTGCCCATGCACAGCCACATGCTGTTTGAGGAACGGATTTATCCCATCAGCCGCTACGACTATCCCGTCGAGAAACTACTGACGCCGGAAGAGCTGCTCCAGCAGAAGCTGATCCACCTCGACCCCAGTGCGTGGCGCTGGCCCACTTGGATCGACTGGTTCGCCCATTTCGGCATTGCGTACACCATTCCCAAGAATGCCCAGCTATTCAATCAGGTCACGCTGGCCCTGGACGCGACCGTGCAAGGCATGGGAATTGGCCTGGGCTGGGAGTTCATGACCCATGCCCTGTTGGCGAACAAGGACATCAAGCGCGTCAGCGAGTTTTATTACGCGCCGGGCAAGTGCGACTACCTGGTCTATGGCAAAAGCCGGCCGCTCAACCCTTCCGCCACCGTATTCAGGGACTGGCTGCTGGCCGATCTGCAGGAAGAGCCGTCCAATGCGCACGGGTAG